A genomic stretch from Ictalurus punctatus breed USDA103 chromosome 2, Coco_2.0, whole genome shotgun sequence includes:
- the flvcr1 gene encoding feline leukemia virus subgroup C receptor-related protein 1 yields the protein MVAGEMFQEPVRHGDTPAADGDRSADQYDTVTECAAKVAVGEVKEPERELSPAESHAMLPGEEQKPLQTRLYRRRFAVLAIFSLYSLLNAFQWIQYSIISNIFIHFYGVTNVMIDWLSVVYMVAYIPLIFPATWLLDRKGLRVTALIGSGLNCAGAWMKCASAGPGLFWVTMAAQVVCSVAQVFILGLPSRIASVWFGPREVSTACATAVLGNQLGVAIGFLLPPVLVPNTPEEGKEQMGYNISIMFYGTAAISTLLFILTVIVIRDRPILPPSQAQAVLPTGLAEDYSYKQSIINLFKSKPFILLLLSYGIMTGSFYSVSTLLNQMIITHYKGEELNAGRIGLTLVVAGMVGSILCGLWLDRTKTYKMTTLIVYILSFLGMLVFTFTLDLGHLLVVFFTAGALGFFMTGYLPIGFEFAVEITYPESEGTSSGLLNAFAQLFGIIFTFIQGKLTTDYNPLVGNIFLCAWIFIGIILTALIKSELKRNDINTGNSKCQALPTECPVEKAANGVKLDLSRETTL from the exons ATGGTGGCGGGTGAGATGTTTCAGGAACCAGTGAGGCATGGTGACACACCTGCCGCAGACGGAGACAGGAGCGCGGATCAGTACGACACTGTAACGGAGTGCGCAGCGAAAGTGGCCGTGGGGGAAGTGAAGGAGCCGGAGAGGGAGCTTTCACCCGCGGAGAGCCACGCAATGCTTCCCGGAGAGGAGCAGAAACCTCTCCAGACCCGGCTATACCGCAGGCGTTTTGCAGTGCTCGCCATCTTCAGCCTGTACTCTCTGCTCAATGCGTTTCAGTGGATCCAGTACAGCATCATCAGCAACATATTTATACACTTCTACGGCGTGACGAACGTGATGATAGACTGGCTGTCGGTGGTGTACATGGTGGCGTACATACCGCTCATCTTCCCCGCTACCTGGTTGCTGGACCGCAAGGGGCTGCGTGTAACGGCGCTAATCGGGTCCGGACTCAACTGCGCAGGCGCGTGGATGAAGTGCGCGAGCGCCGGGCCCGGGCTGTTCTGGGTCACCATGGCAGCGCAGGTCGTGTGCTCTGTGGCTCAGGTGTTCATTCTCGGGCTGCCGTCCAGAATCGCCTCAGTGTGGTTCGGCCCGAGAGAGGTGTCCACTGCCTGTGCTACAGCCGTGCTGGGAAACCag CTGGGTGTAGCCATAGGGTTTCTGCTCCCTCCTGTCCTGGTCCCTAACACACCAGAGGAAGGTAAAGaacagatgggctacaataTAAGCATAATGTTCTATGGGACAGCTGCCATCTCCACCTTGCTCTTCATTTTGACAGTCATTG tcattCGAGACAGACCCATTTTACCCCCAAGTCAAGCGCAGGCAGTCTTGCCGACAGGCCTAGCGGAAGATTATTCCTATAAGCAGTCCATCATTAATCTGTTCAAGAGCAAGCCGTTCATCCTGCTCCTGCTGAGTTACG GCATCATGACAGGCTCGTTCTATTCAGTGTCCACTCTCCTCAACCAAATGATCATCACTCATTATAAG GGAGAGGAGCTGAACGCAGGCAGAATCGGCCTCACCCTGGTCGTGGCTGGAATGGTAGGATCCATCCTTTGCGGGCTGTGGCTGGATCGTACCAAAACCTACAA AATGACGACGCTGATCGTGTACATTCTCTCCTTCCTCGGCATGCTGGTGTTCACGTTCACGCTGGACCTGGGCCATCTCCTCGTGGTCTTCTTCACTGCAGGAGCACTTGG GTTTTTTATGACCGGATACCTGCCCATTGGTTTCGAATTTGCTGTTGAAATCACCTACCCGGAGTCCGAAGGCACTTCATCCGGTCTTCTTAATGCATTCGCTCAG TTGTTTGggatcattttcacatttattcaagGGAAGCTCACCACAGACTACAACCCGCTGGTCGGAAACATCTTCCTGTGTGCCTGGATATTCATCGGCATCATTTTAACAG CGTTGATAAAATCAGAGCTGAAAAGAAATGACATCAATACAGGCAACAGCAAATGTCAGGCG CTTCCTACTGAGTGTCCTGTGGAGAAGGCGGCCAATGGTGTAAAGCTGGATTTATCACGCGAGACCACACTGTAA